One genomic window of Halostagnicola kamekurae includes the following:
- a CDS encoding HFX_2341 family transcriptional regulator domain-containing protein has protein sequence MNIVDRVQIAPLGYEKARVKEPIYQFNADKVVLIRQDSSTDYETDYQRDLISELEDNDRIELDTLECDFFDLESSLRVLTSAIREHEDHDVYVNASTGSKITAIAAVIACQNLGATPFYVRPEYRNDDGHLEPPEEPLVSEVGEITDIPVFSLQSPSMNQLLVLSYLAEEDGATKKELIEFGKSQEFDFIVNSKTTSEEGLYKLLETHIIDPLQSKSFISVKKDGRTKRVYLADHGKEALQIFQPE, from the coding sequence ATGAATATCGTCGACCGGGTGCAAATTGCACCGCTCGGTTACGAGAAAGCTCGTGTAAAAGAACCGATCTACCAATTCAACGCTGACAAGGTAGTGCTGATCCGTCAGGACAGTAGTACTGACTACGAGACGGATTACCAACGTGATCTCATTTCCGAGTTAGAGGATAACGACCGGATCGAACTTGACACCTTGGAGTGTGACTTTTTCGATCTCGAGAGTTCGCTACGTGTACTCACGAGTGCGATCCGTGAACATGAAGATCACGACGTCTATGTGAACGCCTCGACCGGAAGCAAAATCACTGCTATCGCAGCAGTGATTGCTTGCCAAAATCTGGGCGCCACGCCGTTCTACGTCCGTCCCGAGTACCGTAATGACGACGGACATCTTGAGCCGCCAGAAGAGCCGCTCGTGAGTGAGGTAGGTGAAATCACAGACATACCGGTTTTCAGTCTCCAGAGCCCTTCTATGAACCAGTTGCTGGTACTCTCATACCTCGCTGAAGAAGATGGAGCCACCAAGAAAGAACTGATAGAGTTTGGCAAGTCACAAGAGTTCGATTTTATCGTCAATTCGAAAACGACGTCCGAAGAGGGCCTGTATAAACTCCTCGAGACGCATATCATTGATCCATTGCAGTCTAAGTCATTTATCTCTGTGAAGAAAGACGGGCGGACGAAACGAGTGTATCTCGCTGATCATGGGAAAGAAGCACTTCAGATATTCCAACCCGAGTGA
- a CDS encoding DUF1810 domain-containing protein encodes MTEYEDPYNLHRFVEAQDSVIEDVKEELRSGHKRTHWMWYVFPQIEGLGRSQMAQRYAISSRDEAEAYLAHPKLGPRLRECTEIVNNVEGRSANDIFGSPDDLKFRSSMTLFDMVADNPAPFRTALKRYYDEPDPKTLELLENA; translated from the coding sequence ATGACAGAATACGAGGATCCCTACAACCTGCACCGGTTTGTCGAGGCCCAGGACTCCGTAATAGAGGATGTCAAGGAAGAACTCCGCTCGGGACACAAACGTACTCACTGGATGTGGTACGTTTTTCCCCAGATAGAGGGACTTGGCCGCAGTCAGATGGCACAGCGCTATGCGATATCGTCACGAGACGAAGCTGAAGCATATCTGGCCCATCCGAAACTTGGTCCACGACTGCGTGAATGCACAGAGATCGTAAACAACGTCGAGGGACGCTCTGCGAACGACATATTCGGATCCCCGGACGACCTAAAATTCCGTTCCTCCATGACACTCTTCGATATGGTCGCCGATAATCCGGCCCCATTCAGAACGGCACTAAAGCGGTATTACGACGAACCTGACCCGAAAACATTAGAGTTGCTGGAAAACGCCTGA
- a CDS encoding VOC family protein, which produces MDPDHADPDYAGHLHHVELCTADLAASVDFWGWFLDEFGYERKNEWNSGRSWSNGPTYIVVKEAGNSDHPFDRLASGLNHLEFHAESREQVNKLTTDIRERADSRVLYEDQHPYAGDYYALYCEVPEGIKIEIVGPNE; this is translated from the coding sequence ATGGACCCCGATCACGCAGACCCTGACTACGCTGGCCATCTACACCACGTCGAACTCTGTACCGCTGATTTAGCGGCGTCGGTCGACTTTTGGGGATGGTTTCTGGACGAGTTCGGCTACGAACGGAAAAACGAGTGGAACAGTGGCCGGTCTTGGAGTAACGGTCCAACCTACATCGTGGTCAAAGAGGCAGGCAACTCCGACCATCCGTTTGATCGACTGGCGTCTGGCCTGAATCACCTCGAGTTCCACGCCGAATCTCGCGAACAAGTCAATAAATTGACTACGGACATCCGTGAACGAGCAGACTCGAGAGTTCTGTATGAAGACCAGCACCCATACGCTGGCGACTACTATGCTCTCTACTGTGAAGTTCCAGAAGGAATTAAAATCGAAATAGTCGGACCCAATGAGTAA
- a CDS encoding biosurfactant protein 1 translates to MTDHYTDYEALRPLGEATYVPDERLSSRRDEGTRCQRVDGVDTDGYPDTTAATTSECSCGTSIPPGQSKCRFCLTNHLEATSDDQNTVDVESDLLHMIFALVEASTFYGAVAKGSAAATLLANANSDPAIDECQMIYDLETAPATQLADQWSSLPSAIQVTSESGTQLLSTARERTVWGASHHGDEHATYFYDESGSPIWTDDDLVTILEDANDDVWLVPAMALRRSDSESSTSDNRCERPNRTHLECRACSCETQHRFLKFEEVLDDEWDGQSFWECQRCKAPRYGPEPGGSR, encoded by the coding sequence ATGACTGACCATTACACAGATTATGAAGCGCTTCGGCCGCTCGGTGAGGCAACATACGTCCCCGACGAGAGACTCTCCAGTCGTCGCGACGAAGGGACACGCTGTCAACGCGTGGACGGCGTCGATACAGACGGGTATCCTGATACCACAGCAGCGACTACGTCCGAGTGCTCCTGTGGCACATCGATTCCTCCCGGCCAGTCGAAGTGCCGATTCTGTCTCACGAACCATCTCGAGGCAACTTCAGATGATCAGAATACTGTGGATGTGGAATCCGATCTTCTCCATATGATCTTCGCTCTCGTCGAGGCGTCGACATTCTACGGCGCTGTGGCAAAAGGTTCTGCAGCGGCTACTCTCCTCGCGAACGCGAATTCTGATCCTGCAATCGATGAGTGCCAGATGATCTACGATCTCGAGACAGCGCCTGCAACACAGCTTGCCGACCAGTGGTCCTCACTTCCATCGGCGATTCAAGTCACGTCTGAGAGTGGTACACAACTGCTCTCGACGGCTCGTGAGCGGACAGTGTGGGGAGCGTCCCATCACGGCGACGAACACGCGACGTACTTCTATGATGAGAGTGGGAGTCCAATCTGGACTGATGATGATCTTGTGACAATCCTCGAGGACGCAAATGACGATGTCTGGCTCGTGCCAGCGATGGCTCTCCGTCGATCTGACTCGGAGTCCTCAACCTCGGATAATCGCTGTGAACGTCCAAATAGGACACATCTCGAGTGTCGTGCATGCAGTTGCGAGACGCAGCATCGGTTCCTCAAGTTCGAAGAAGTCCTTGATGATGAGTGGGATGGACAGTCATTCTGGGAATGCCAGCGCTGTAAAGCACCCCGATATGGACCGGAACCGGGCGGATCTCGGTAA